The Brassica napus cultivar Da-Ae chromosome C7, Da-Ae, whole genome shotgun sequence genome has a segment encoding these proteins:
- the LOC106377288 gene encoding ENHANCER OF AG-4 protein 2 isoform X2: MAPGRKRGASKANAKGKLILGDLVLAKVKGFPAWPAKISRPEEWDRAPDPKKYFVKFFGTQEIAFVAPPDIQAFTNEAKSKLLARCQGKTLKYFAQAVTEICTAFEELQNRKSLDPLDTAEPGLTKAETLDGTGHIVPKLDKNNGEETNAETVKKDSSPGSESLTHSSYDPKIKEEDFDKGTGGDGCTNGQKNLARTKKVAGGSDKKGDTIHRDKSSNSHVPTSGKSDSKMSKGPLTEKSSTKFSGGKHENSPGVKSGVPGKKRRLESELRKPAPRLDESSPAAKKPRTEGKNGSVKCEIDDESDPIGTGSDIKHDLVLGASPREGNLRVGKGHLEQKDRPSSVAQSLKKRRAVCIYDEDDDEDPKTPLHGSRAAVPKTSELTDGPKSGNASTKSKVSAGPTESTRVKKAPLRKHCEDASRVLSENVEKSANSLPIVKPISELPPKDVKQIVKSPMLSPQLGSSNKHVTAQQKAAKSSVKVSGVVMAKKPQSDSCKEAVMKSDKVSYSLSQADQRHKPASVKDRPRDTSEDLSAVMPDGNRENWSAPFTSAKTPDAASSMKDLIAAAQAKRKLAHSQNSVFGNLNPSFMSISDTQMRSQSPFMVQSASASAAIAMPLVVEGHQQDSSPSNHGHQSSSRNQNEADVDEERRLSSGHKSAGGSLSGGTEAAVSRDAFEGMIETLSRTKESIGRATRLAIDCAKYGIASEVVELLIRKLESEPQLHRKVDLFFLVDSITQCSHNQKGIAGASYVPTVQAALPRLLGAAAPSGLDARDNRRKCLKVLRLWLDRKIFPESLLRRYIDDIGASGDDGTIGISLRRPSRSERSVDDPIREMEGMHVDEYGSNATIQLPGFFSSHNFEDDEEDDELLTSQKAKNTSSGEPFNALDDLEMRDTSSDRHHRVLEDVDRDLEMADVSGEGKDVAPSAICENETKEQSLDVSEPVAEKSTGVPPLSEDSPPLPHESPPSPPPLPPSPPPPSPPPPPSSPPPLLPPPPPTAQTPPLSSPLSQPPPPLPTAQIPPLPSPLSQPPPPPPLTPPPSPPPPPPPPAQSIALPTQPSIASHHQLPPQLGFPPPAYPLSHQTYPGSMQQDRCSIFTGDQIVQGLGSSSRGSHVQQSYNFNPEASSQNQRFQPNTTLSQRPMVRNPPLAPSGHFPYPSHVQSQSPHTYTHPYSFPPQRDDGRRYRDEEPWRMSSSGRSAENQSGAWIRGRHSHPGLPRVTDSIFLSAASRTSTFSDNELSTFFC, encoded by the exons ATGGCTCCGGGGCGTAAAAGAGGAGCTAGCAAGGCTAACGCCAAGGGGAAGTTGATCCTCGGTGATCTCGTTCTTGCCAAAGTCAAAGGCTTCCCTGCTTGGCCTGCTAAG ATTAGCCGGCCTGAAGAATGGGATCGTGCGCCTGACCCGAAGAAGTACTTTGTTAAGTTCTTTGGAACTCAGGAAAT AGCTTTTGTTGCACCGCCTGATATCCAAGCCTTCACTAATGAGGCAAAGAGCAAACTATTAGCAAGATGTCAAGGTAAAACACTCAAGTATTTTGCGCAAGCCGTCACGGAAATTTGCACCGCTTTTGAAGAGTTGCAGAACCGCAAGTCATTGGATCCTCTCGATACAGCGGAGCCTGGTTTGACAAAGGCTGAGACATTGGATGGAACAGGTCATATAGTCCCTAAATTAGATAAGAACAATGGTGAAGAGACAAACGCTGAGACTGTGAAGAAGGATTCATCCCCGGGTAGCGAGTCACTGACGCATAGTTCATATGACCCTAAAATAAAGGAAGAAGATTTTGATAAAGGAACTGGCGGTGATGGTTGCACTAATGGTCAGAAGAATCTGGCGAGAACAAAGAAGGTAGCTGGTGGCTCGGACAAAAAAGGTGATACAATTCATAGAGACAAAAGCAGTAACTCACATGTGCCTACTAGTGGTAAATCTGATTCCAAAATGTCAAAAGGTCCGTTGACAGAGAAATCTAGTACCAAATTTTCCGGAGGTAAGCACGAAAATTCACCTGGTGTTAAGAGTGGAGTTCCAGGCAAGAAAAGAAGGCTTGAAAGTGAACTAAGGAAGCCTGCACCAAGACTAGATGAAAGCTCGCCTGCTGCTAAAAAACCGCGAACTGAAGGTAAAAATGGCAGCGTTAAGTGTGAAATTGATGATGAATCTGATCCTATTGGGACTGGATCAGATATTAAGCATGACCTTGTTTTAGGAGCAAGTCCTCGTGAAGGAAATTTAAGGGTGGGGAAAGGTCATCTGGAACAGAAAGACCGTCCCTCTTCAGTTGCACAGTCTCTGAAAAAGCGAAGGGCTGTTTGCATCTACgacgaagatgatgatgaagatccAAAAACCCCATTACATGGAAGTCGAGCTGCTGTTCCCAAAACATCAGAATTGACTGATGGTCCCAAAAGTGGCAATGCCTCTACCAAATCTAAGGTATCTGCTGGACCTACAGAGAGTACTCGAGTAAAGAAAGCACCTCTGCGTAAACATTGCGAGGATGCTTCACGCGTATTATCGGAAAATGTGGAGAAATCTGCTAATAGCTTACCCATAGTGAAACCCATCAGTGAGTTGCCGCCAAAGGATGTCAAGCAGATCGTTAAATCTCCTATGCTGTCTCCTCAGCTGGGTTCATCTAACAAGCACGTTACAGCACAGCAAAAAGCTGCAAAGTCATCTGTAAAAGTTTCTGGTGTTGTGATGGCAAAGAAGCCTCAGAGTGATTCTTGTAAGGAGGCAGTTATGAAATCTGATAAAGTAAGCTATTCTTTGTCTCAAGCTGATCAGAGACACAAACCAGCTTCAGTTAAAGATAGGCCAAGAGACACTTCTGAGGACTTGTCTGCTGTGAT GCCTGATGGCAACCGAGAAAATTGGAGTGCTCCATTTACCAGTGCGAAGACCCCAGATGCAGCTTCATCTATGAAGGATCTAATTGCAGCAGCACAGGCCAAAAGAAAACTAGCACATTCACAAAATTCAGTTTTTGGGAATTTGAACCCTAGTTTCATGAGCATCAGTGATACACAGATGAGGAGCCAGAGCCCGTTTATGGTTCAGAGTGCTTCAGCTTCTGCTGCCATCGCAATGCCTTTAGTTGTTGAAGGACATCAACAGGATTCTTCTCCGTCAAATCATGGGCATCAGTCCTCATCAAGAAATCAAAATGAGGCTGATGTTGATGAAGAGAGAAGACTTAGTTCAGGGCATAAGTCAGCTGGAGGTTCACTTAGTGGTGGTACTGAGGCGGCTGTTTCCCGAGATGCTTTTGAGGGGATGATAGAGACCTTATCAAGAACTAAGGAAAGTATTGGACGTGCAACACGCCTAGCAATTGATTGTGCCAAGTATGGGATTGCTAGTGAG GTGGTGGAACTTCTCATACGAAAGTTGGAAAGTGAACCTCAATTGCATCGTAAAGTGGACTTGTTCTTTCTCGTTGACTCTATCACCCAGTGTTCGCACAACCAAAAAG GTATTGCTGGTGCTTCATACGTTCCTACTGTGCAAGCTGCTTTGCCACGTCTTTTAGGTGCTGCTGCTCCTTCAGGGCTCGATGCTCGTGACAATCGTCGTAAATGTCTGAAG GTTCTGAGGTTGTGGCTTGATAGGAAAATTTTCCCTGAATCTCTTCTGCGTCGTTATATTGATGATATTGGAGCTTCTGGCGATGATGGAACTATTGGGATTTCCCTGCGACGTCCTTCTAGATCTGAGCGTTCTGTAGATGATCCTATCAGAGAAATGGAAGGGATGCATGTTGATGAGTATGGCAG CAATGCAACTATTCAGCTGCCTGGGTTTTTCTCTTCTCATAACTtcgaagatgatgaagaagatgacgaGCTTCTAACATCACAAAAAGCAAAAAACACATCTTCTGGGGAACCTTTCAATGCTTTAGATGACTTGGAAATGCGTGATACTTCAAGTGATAGACACCATCGAGTTTTGGAGGATGTAGATCGTGATCTTGAAATGGCAGATGTATCTGGTGAGGGGAAAGATGTAGCACCTTCCGCTATCTGTGAGAATGAGACAAAGGAGCAGTCACTGGATGTTAGTGAACCAGTTGCGGAAAAGTCAACTGGGGTGCCTCCTCTTTCAGAGGATTCTCCTCCGCTACCTCACGAATCACCTCCATCTCCCCCTCCTCTGCCCCCTTCTCCACCACCTCCGTCTCCACCTCCTCCGCCTTCATCTCCGCCTCCGTTGCTGCCACCACCACCTCCCACAGCGCAGACCCCACCTCTTTCTTCACCCTTGTCTCAGCCTCCACCACCACTTCCCACAGCGCAGATCCCACCTCTTCCTTCACCCTTGTCTCAgcctccaccaccaccgcccCTTACACCTCCACCTTCACCTCCACCCCCACCTCCACCGCCTGCACAATCTATAGCTTTACCAACTCAACCATCCATAGCGAGCCATCATCAATTACCACCGCAATTAGGATTTCCTCCTCCAGCATATCCATTATCGCATCAAACATACCCAGGATCTATGCAGCAAGACCGCTGTAGCATTTTCACT GGCGATCAAATTGTCCAAGGGCTTGGAAGTTCTTCACGTGGAAGTCATGTGCAGCAGTCATATAATTTTAATCCTGAAGCTTCTTCACAGAACCAACGGTTTCAGCCGAACACCACTCTCTCCCAAAGACCTATGGTTAGGAATCCGCCTTTAGCACCGTCCGGTCATTTTCCGTATCCAAGCCATGTTCAATCTCAATCCCCGCATACCTACACTCATCCTTACTCTTTCCCACCTCAACGTGATGACGGACGGCGATATAGAGATGAGGAACCATGGCGGATGTCTTCAAGTGGGCGTAGTGCAGAAAACCAGAGTGGTGCCTGGATACGTGGAAGACATTCACATCCAGGCCTTCCTAGAGTCACAGACAGTAT ATTTCTTTCGGCCGCCTCCAGAACGTCCACCTTCAGTGACAATGAGCTATCAACCTTCTTCTGCTAG
- the LOC111208781 gene encoding ATP-dependent Clp protease proteolytic subunit 2, mitochondrial: protein MMMRGLLSGAKRLSTPTTASARRSYSLIPMVIEHSSRGERAYDIFSRLLKERIICINGPINDDTSHVVVAQLLFLESENPSKPIHMYLNSPGGHVTAGLAIYDTMQYIRSPISTICLGQAASMASLLLAAGAKGQRRSLPNATVMIHQPSGGYSGQAKDLTIHTKQIVRVWDALNGLYAKHTGQPIDVIAENMDRDNFMTPEEAKAFGIIDEVIDERPLELVKDAVGGESKDKSSS from the exons ATGATGATGAGGGGTCTCTTATCCGGCGCCAAGCGGCTATCAACTCCGACCACCGCATCCGCGAGAAGAAGCTACAGTCTGATTCCGATGGTAATCGAGCACTCGTCTCGAGGAGAGAGAGCTTACGACATCTTCTCTCGGCTGCTCAAGGAGCGTATCATCTGCATCAACGGCCCGATCAACGACGACACCTCCCACGTCGTCGTAGCCCAGCTTCTCTTCCTCGAATCCGAGAATCCTTCCAAGCCGATCCATATGTATCTCAATTCACCAGGAGGCCACGTCACCGCAG GTCTTGCAATTTACGATACTATGCAGTACATTCGTTCTCCGATAAGCACAATCTGTCTAGGCCAGGCTGCATCAATGGCCTCTCTCCTCTTGGCAGCGGGTGCCAAGGGACAAAGGCGGTCGCTTCCGAACGCAACCGTTATGATTCATCAGCCTTCAGGTGGGTATAGCGGCCAGGCCAAGGATTTAACGATTCACACGAAGCAGATTGTTCGTGTGTGGGATGCTTTGAATGGTCTTTATGCGAAACACACGGGCCAGCCTATCGACGTGATTGCGGAGAACATGGACAGGGATAACTTCATGACTCCCGAAGAGGCCAAGGCGTTTGGGATAATCGATGAAGTGATTGATGAGAGACCGTTGGAGTTGGTGAAAGATGCAGTTGGGGGTGAAAGCAAAGATAAGAGTTCGAGTTGA
- the LOC106377288 gene encoding ENHANCER OF AG-4 protein 2 isoform X1, with amino-acid sequence MAPGRKRGASKANAKGKLILGDLVLAKVKGFPAWPAKISRPEEWDRAPDPKKYFVKFFGTQEIAFVAPPDIQAFTNEAKSKLLARCQGKTLKYFAQAVTEICTAFEELQNRKSLDPLDTAEPGLTKAETLDGTGHIVPKLDKNNGEETNAETVKKDSSPGSESLTHSSYDPKIKEEDFDKGTGGDGCTNGQKNLARTKKVAGGSDKKGDTIHRDKSSNSHVPTSGKSDSKMSKGPLTEKSSTKFSGGKHENSPGVKSGVPGKKRRLESELRKPAPRLDESSPAAKKPRTEGKNGSVKCEIDDESDPIGTGSDIKHDLVLGASPREGNLRVGKGHLEQKDRPSSVAQSLKKRRAVCIYDEDDDEDPKTPLHGSRAAVPKTSELTDGPKSGNASTKSKVSAGPTESTRVKKAPLRKHCEDASRVLSENVEKSANSLPIVKPISELPPKDVKQIVKSPMLSPQLGSSNKHVTAQQKAAKSSVKVSGVVMAKKPQSDSCKEAVMKSDKVSYSLSQADQRHKPASVKDRPRDTSEDLSAVMPDGNRENWSAPFTSAKTPDAASSMKDLIAAAQAKRKLAHSQNSVFGNLNPSFMSISDTQMRSQSPFMVQSASASAAIAMPLVVEGHQQDSSPSNHGHQSSSRNQNEADVDEERRLSSGHKSAGGSLSGGTEAAVSRDAFEGMIETLSRTKESIGRATRLAIDCAKYGIASEVVELLIRKLESEPQLHRKVDLFFLVDSITQCSHNQKGIAGASYVPTVQAALPRLLGAAAPSGLDARDNRRKCLKVLRLWLDRKIFPESLLRRYIDDIGASGDDGTIGISLRRPSRSERSVDDPIREMEGMHVDEYGSNATIQLPGFFSSHNFEDDEEDDELLTSQKAKNTSSGEPFNALDDLEMRDTSSDRHHRVLEDVDRDLEMADVSGEGKDVAPSAICENETKEQSLDVSEPVAEKSTGVPPLSEDSPPLPHESPPSPPPLPPSPPPPSPPPPPSSPPPLLPPPPPTAQTPPLSSPLSQPPPPLPTAQIPPLPSPLSQPPPPPPLTPPPSPPPPPPPPAQSIALPTQPSIASHHQLPPQLGFPPPAYPLSHQTYPGSMQQDRCSIFTGDQIVQGLGSSSRGSHVQQSYNFNPEASSQNQRFQPNTTLSQRPMVRNPPLAPSGHFPYPSHVQSQSPHTYTHPYSFPPQRDDGRRYRDEEPWRMSSSGRSAENQSGAWIRGRHSHPGLPRVTDNFFRPPPERPPSVTMSYQPSSASNLQSIPAIPGHAAPQMLPSRPDLPAGNCWRPA; translated from the exons ATGGCTCCGGGGCGTAAAAGAGGAGCTAGCAAGGCTAACGCCAAGGGGAAGTTGATCCTCGGTGATCTCGTTCTTGCCAAAGTCAAAGGCTTCCCTGCTTGGCCTGCTAAG ATTAGCCGGCCTGAAGAATGGGATCGTGCGCCTGACCCGAAGAAGTACTTTGTTAAGTTCTTTGGAACTCAGGAAAT AGCTTTTGTTGCACCGCCTGATATCCAAGCCTTCACTAATGAGGCAAAGAGCAAACTATTAGCAAGATGTCAAGGTAAAACACTCAAGTATTTTGCGCAAGCCGTCACGGAAATTTGCACCGCTTTTGAAGAGTTGCAGAACCGCAAGTCATTGGATCCTCTCGATACAGCGGAGCCTGGTTTGACAAAGGCTGAGACATTGGATGGAACAGGTCATATAGTCCCTAAATTAGATAAGAACAATGGTGAAGAGACAAACGCTGAGACTGTGAAGAAGGATTCATCCCCGGGTAGCGAGTCACTGACGCATAGTTCATATGACCCTAAAATAAAGGAAGAAGATTTTGATAAAGGAACTGGCGGTGATGGTTGCACTAATGGTCAGAAGAATCTGGCGAGAACAAAGAAGGTAGCTGGTGGCTCGGACAAAAAAGGTGATACAATTCATAGAGACAAAAGCAGTAACTCACATGTGCCTACTAGTGGTAAATCTGATTCCAAAATGTCAAAAGGTCCGTTGACAGAGAAATCTAGTACCAAATTTTCCGGAGGTAAGCACGAAAATTCACCTGGTGTTAAGAGTGGAGTTCCAGGCAAGAAAAGAAGGCTTGAAAGTGAACTAAGGAAGCCTGCACCAAGACTAGATGAAAGCTCGCCTGCTGCTAAAAAACCGCGAACTGAAGGTAAAAATGGCAGCGTTAAGTGTGAAATTGATGATGAATCTGATCCTATTGGGACTGGATCAGATATTAAGCATGACCTTGTTTTAGGAGCAAGTCCTCGTGAAGGAAATTTAAGGGTGGGGAAAGGTCATCTGGAACAGAAAGACCGTCCCTCTTCAGTTGCACAGTCTCTGAAAAAGCGAAGGGCTGTTTGCATCTACgacgaagatgatgatgaagatccAAAAACCCCATTACATGGAAGTCGAGCTGCTGTTCCCAAAACATCAGAATTGACTGATGGTCCCAAAAGTGGCAATGCCTCTACCAAATCTAAGGTATCTGCTGGACCTACAGAGAGTACTCGAGTAAAGAAAGCACCTCTGCGTAAACATTGCGAGGATGCTTCACGCGTATTATCGGAAAATGTGGAGAAATCTGCTAATAGCTTACCCATAGTGAAACCCATCAGTGAGTTGCCGCCAAAGGATGTCAAGCAGATCGTTAAATCTCCTATGCTGTCTCCTCAGCTGGGTTCATCTAACAAGCACGTTACAGCACAGCAAAAAGCTGCAAAGTCATCTGTAAAAGTTTCTGGTGTTGTGATGGCAAAGAAGCCTCAGAGTGATTCTTGTAAGGAGGCAGTTATGAAATCTGATAAAGTAAGCTATTCTTTGTCTCAAGCTGATCAGAGACACAAACCAGCTTCAGTTAAAGATAGGCCAAGAGACACTTCTGAGGACTTGTCTGCTGTGAT GCCTGATGGCAACCGAGAAAATTGGAGTGCTCCATTTACCAGTGCGAAGACCCCAGATGCAGCTTCATCTATGAAGGATCTAATTGCAGCAGCACAGGCCAAAAGAAAACTAGCACATTCACAAAATTCAGTTTTTGGGAATTTGAACCCTAGTTTCATGAGCATCAGTGATACACAGATGAGGAGCCAGAGCCCGTTTATGGTTCAGAGTGCTTCAGCTTCTGCTGCCATCGCAATGCCTTTAGTTGTTGAAGGACATCAACAGGATTCTTCTCCGTCAAATCATGGGCATCAGTCCTCATCAAGAAATCAAAATGAGGCTGATGTTGATGAAGAGAGAAGACTTAGTTCAGGGCATAAGTCAGCTGGAGGTTCACTTAGTGGTGGTACTGAGGCGGCTGTTTCCCGAGATGCTTTTGAGGGGATGATAGAGACCTTATCAAGAACTAAGGAAAGTATTGGACGTGCAACACGCCTAGCAATTGATTGTGCCAAGTATGGGATTGCTAGTGAG GTGGTGGAACTTCTCATACGAAAGTTGGAAAGTGAACCTCAATTGCATCGTAAAGTGGACTTGTTCTTTCTCGTTGACTCTATCACCCAGTGTTCGCACAACCAAAAAG GTATTGCTGGTGCTTCATACGTTCCTACTGTGCAAGCTGCTTTGCCACGTCTTTTAGGTGCTGCTGCTCCTTCAGGGCTCGATGCTCGTGACAATCGTCGTAAATGTCTGAAG GTTCTGAGGTTGTGGCTTGATAGGAAAATTTTCCCTGAATCTCTTCTGCGTCGTTATATTGATGATATTGGAGCTTCTGGCGATGATGGAACTATTGGGATTTCCCTGCGACGTCCTTCTAGATCTGAGCGTTCTGTAGATGATCCTATCAGAGAAATGGAAGGGATGCATGTTGATGAGTATGGCAG CAATGCAACTATTCAGCTGCCTGGGTTTTTCTCTTCTCATAACTtcgaagatgatgaagaagatgacgaGCTTCTAACATCACAAAAAGCAAAAAACACATCTTCTGGGGAACCTTTCAATGCTTTAGATGACTTGGAAATGCGTGATACTTCAAGTGATAGACACCATCGAGTTTTGGAGGATGTAGATCGTGATCTTGAAATGGCAGATGTATCTGGTGAGGGGAAAGATGTAGCACCTTCCGCTATCTGTGAGAATGAGACAAAGGAGCAGTCACTGGATGTTAGTGAACCAGTTGCGGAAAAGTCAACTGGGGTGCCTCCTCTTTCAGAGGATTCTCCTCCGCTACCTCACGAATCACCTCCATCTCCCCCTCCTCTGCCCCCTTCTCCACCACCTCCGTCTCCACCTCCTCCGCCTTCATCTCCGCCTCCGTTGCTGCCACCACCACCTCCCACAGCGCAGACCCCACCTCTTTCTTCACCCTTGTCTCAGCCTCCACCACCACTTCCCACAGCGCAGATCCCACCTCTTCCTTCACCCTTGTCTCAgcctccaccaccaccgcccCTTACACCTCCACCTTCACCTCCACCCCCACCTCCACCGCCTGCACAATCTATAGCTTTACCAACTCAACCATCCATAGCGAGCCATCATCAATTACCACCGCAATTAGGATTTCCTCCTCCAGCATATCCATTATCGCATCAAACATACCCAGGATCTATGCAGCAAGACCGCTGTAGCATTTTCACT GGCGATCAAATTGTCCAAGGGCTTGGAAGTTCTTCACGTGGAAGTCATGTGCAGCAGTCATATAATTTTAATCCTGAAGCTTCTTCACAGAACCAACGGTTTCAGCCGAACACCACTCTCTCCCAAAGACCTATGGTTAGGAATCCGCCTTTAGCACCGTCCGGTCATTTTCCGTATCCAAGCCATGTTCAATCTCAATCCCCGCATACCTACACTCATCCTTACTCTTTCCCACCTCAACGTGATGACGGACGGCGATATAGAGATGAGGAACCATGGCGGATGTCTTCAAGTGGGCGTAGTGCAGAAAACCAGAGTGGTGCCTGGATACGTGGAAGACATTCACATCCAGGCCTTCCTAGAGTCACAGACA ATTTCTTTCGGCCGCCTCCAGAACGTCCACCTTCAGTGACAATGAGCTATCAACCTTCTTCTGCTAGTAACTTACAATCTATCCCGGCAATTCCAG GTCATGCTGCTCCCCAGATGCTACCGTCTCGGCCAGACCTGCCTGCCGGGAATTGTTGGCGGCCAGCTTGA
- the BNAC07G49750D gene encoding uncharacterized protein BNAC07G49750D produces MLTDRGRRVSICIGTLEYGNRKFRGGGGGGCYGGFVDRSSERCRDWSPSKSSASRILRISSPTTSPPSSATSPVSLNCSFSNGAGYIEHRVSKFDTLAGIAIKYGVEVADITKLNGLVTDLQMFALKSLRIPLPGRHPPSPCLSNASFNHGEDCSEPASSSANNGNLQDVFDPFQSLKLKPSETKISPAMDSLQGYYGLKPTNKRASEASYPQEDNDQYLTPSPATSTPLNQHRKSRSLVDAVIAEVNQSSYQSKEVNSDKPTRRRQKSEADFSSRTPELLLKKESRSSCGGFSAIAEKGLALRPKAASKTNLSADTGSFNPVPINLMDAPVGDSFSSVRKSFSASVLQEPFSNNNNKGSSSLWQSSKWSLKADLLQQAAMARSIFDGLPKPLTGRRNKKAMD; encoded by the exons ATGCTAACGGATCGAGGGAGGCGAGTTTCTATTTGCATTGGGACTCTTGAATATGGCAACAGAAAATTCCGTggcggcggtggtggtggttgtTACGGCGGTTTCGTTGATCGGTCGTCGGAGAGATGCCGCGACTGGAGTCCCTCGAAATCATCTGCTTCGAGAATCCTGCGTATCTCCTCTCCCACCACGTCTCCGCCGTCGTCGGCGACTTCTCCCGTCTCCCTGAATTGCTCCTTCTCCAACGGCGCTGGCTATATCGAGCATCGTGTCTCCAAGTTCGATACTCTCGCCGGCATTGCCATAAAGTATGGAGTTGAG GTAGCAGATATTACGAAGCTAAATGGGCTTGTAACTGACCTTCAGATGTTTGCTCTCAAGTCTCTCCGGATTCCATTACCTGGGAGGCATCCTCCTTCCCCTTGCTTATCTAACGCCTCCTTCAACCATGG AGAGGATTGTTCCGAGCCAGCTTCATCATCAGCAAACAATGGCAACCTCCAAGACGTGTTTGACCCCTTCCAGTCATTGAAGCTGAAGCCTTCAGAGACAAAGATCTCTCCAGCCATGGACTCCTTGCAAGGTTACTATGGTCTGAAACCAACAAACAAGAGAGCTTCTGAAGCTTCTTATCCCCAAGAAGACAATGATCAGTACCTCACACCCTCCCCAGCCACCAGTACACCCTTAAACCAGCACAGAAAATCCAGAAGCTTGGTAGATGCAGTTATCGCCGAGGTCAACCAATCATCCTACCAATCCAAGGAAGTTAATTCCGATAAACCAACGAGAAGACGCCAAAAGTCCGAAGCTGATTTCAGTTCGAGAACCCCGGAGCTGCTTCTGAAGAAGGAGAGCAGAAGCAGCTGTGGCGGGTTTTCTGCAATAGCCGAGAAAGGTTTAGCGCTGAGACCCAAAGCAGCGAGCAAAACTAACTTGTCAGCAGATACTGGTAGTTTCAATCCAGTACCAATCAATCTGATGGATGCTCCTGTGGGAGACAGCTTCTCAAGCGTGAGGAAATCGTTTAGCGCCTCTGTTCTGCAAGAACCGTTcagtaacaacaacaacaagggTTCATCATCGCTATGGCAAAGCTCGAAGTGGAGTCTGAAAGCAGATTTGCTCCAACAAGCAGCCATGGCAAGGTCTATCTTTGACGGATTGCCTAAGCCTTTAACTGGTCGGAGAAACAAAAAGGCTATGGACTAA
- the LOC125589692 gene encoding uncharacterized protein LOC125589692 encodes MQFCPSGMWDSDHTKMLLIDEQGFIPPGRIDTYLPHLVAGSIYRLTNFYGSKSKIVYRVVEPNVTVTFFWNSVLSVSADSTVGFPEDRIRFYGHKEFDEA; translated from the exons ATGCAGTTTTGTCCTTCAGGGATGTGGGACTCGGACCACACGAAGATGCTGCTCATCGACGAGCAG GGGTTTATTCCGCCAGGGAGGATTGACACCTATCTGCCACACTTGGTTGCTGGTTCCATATACAGACTCACCAACTTCTACGGGTCTAAGAGCAAGATTGTGTACCGTGTTGTTGAGCCAAATGTGACCGTGACTTTCTTTTGGAACTCCGTCCTCTCTGTTTCAGCGGACAGTACGGTTGGGTTTCCTGAGGATCGGATCCGATTCTATGGGCACAAGGAATTTGATGAGGCCTGA